The following proteins are co-located in the Telopea speciosissima isolate NSW1024214 ecotype Mountain lineage chromosome 9, Tspe_v1, whole genome shotgun sequence genome:
- the LOC122639163 gene encoding disease resistance protein RPV1-like encodes MAAAQAFSSGSSSTYDVFLSFYGEDVRYNFCDHLYHALVNDGIITFRDEDELRKGKEIGPELVDAIQKSRISIPIFSKNYASSRWCLDELAEIYECSRRKDQIVMPIYYKVEPRNVRHQNEKYAKAFEQHQMRFPETTIQKWRNALTEIGELIGWHLKKDMYEVELINNIVKTIGSTLNKRLLSVPNDLVGIQLHIKEMLMRLDIKSNNRKIVGIHGLGGIGKTTIAKAVYNEVFHHFEGCSFIANVRETAQHYNGIVLLQKKLILDLKQENKDITSEDDGINKIQKILPEKKVLIVLDDVDQNSQVKYLVGDRKWFGVGSKIIITTRDKQILHAQNAEQIYEPSVMNEDDSLQLFGHHAFKSEQPPEDYSDLSKAMVETTGGLPLALEVIGLSLYSQGKQYWEDMVKKLQKVPNNDVMERLKISYDALDDEQQRMFLDTACFFIGMEKDIVRYIWNGCDFFSQIGLDTLCARSLVTISEKGELGMHDLFRELGRKIVYQENGAPRMRTRIWSQKDVLDVLNTQTEISSVEGLSFDFRHISRSEDLMSEGFAAMTRLRLLRVDYARFSWNFTNPFSELIWLSWKGCPDQYAQTNFRPRKLAVLDLSYSKITKNWMGWKDIKRAEKLKVLNLTSCHQLSSIPDISANPLLEVLLLKDCRNLDEIDISICCLTNLVMLNMSQCGRLKDLPSEICKLTSLQELNLHGCKSLKKLPEKLGRMISLTELDLRECKSLEDLPSEICKLRSLKKLNLTGCTNLKKLPEKFGDMISLIELGLSLGEGVVDFPCEISELIALQSLSLRSCGSLTSISCLPSSLTKLHVSHCYSIQNISVLHSTSLSSLGFWECHSIRHIKDLPSSLTSLVISDCNSMVKLSSTSEGLRNLKTLRCSSLEEIEGVDDKLDSLEVLHIGGCCRSLPKLRGSKNLRTLELSSNDVITDFEGGEGMESLEVLEILSCRSLRKIPYLRDSKRLRKLQIDECPELSEIEGLEEYESLQELSINGATSLKALPEDISTLKNLIYLGIYDCCYSMERFPDLSNLKELRELDIGIPGKLMRFSNFPFPEYLGRLLTEIPGLGRLESLRKLRISGCIDIGRLPDLSNLNKLNKLMIKGCKNLTEIHGIDRLKNLEILAISGCESLEILPDLSNLKKVKHLEIEGCENLTQILGVDRMEILEFVYISGCQSLKRLPDLSNLRELKVLRIECCKNLTEIHGVDGMELLEKLNIYGCESLERLPDLSNLKSLRRLKIEGSKNLTEIHGVDRLELLEKFKIIGCDSLERLPGLSNLKKLYSLKIESCNILTEIHGVDGLELLEKFKIIGCDSLERLPALSNLKKLYSLKIESCNILTEIQGVVDTSESLRFLTILDCESLEKLPDLLNLEELIDLWIEGCKSLERLSDLSNLKNLVNLQIQGCNSLTEIQGVDGLEFLQKLDISGCEFLEILPDLSNLKCLRELKAIGCENLTEIQAGNGLESLEELDVRGCISLEKLPDLTKSEELWSINGQSWEDLTDIAGIKQLLIDDGCTNLIIQVSINSVKL; translated from the exons atggcAGCAGCTCAGGCCTTTTCTTCTGGTTCGAGTAGTACTTATGATGTGTTTTTGAGCTTTTACGGCGAAGACGTTCGCTACAATTTCTGCGATCACCTCTATCATGCCTTGGTTAATGATGGAATTATAACTTTCAGGGACGAGGATGAGCTCCGCAAGGGAAAAGAGATTGGGCCGGAGCTAGTCGATGCAATCCAGAAGTCAAGAATCTCGATTCCCATCTTCTCGAAGAACTATGCTTCAAGCAGATGGTGTCTGGATGAGTTAGCAGAGATATATGAATGCAGTAGAAGAAAGGATCAGATCGTCATGCCAATTTACTACAAAGTTGAACCAAGGAATGTGCGACACCAGAACGAGAAATATGCGAAAGCCTTTGAGCAACACCAGATGCGGTTCCCCGAGACAACCATCCAAAAGTGGCGAAATGCTCTGACAGAGATTGGAGAATTGATAGGATGGCATTTGAAGAAAGACAT GTATGAAGTAGAGTTAATAAATAACATTGTTAAAACAATTGGCAGTACATTGAACAAGAGACTCTTGAGTGTTCCTAACGACCTAGTTGGAATCCAACTTCATATAAAAGAAATGTTGATGCGATTAGATATTAAATCTAACAACAGAAAAATTGTGGGGATCCATGGCCTCGGTGGCATTGGAAAGACAACGATCGCTAAGGCTGTCTATAATGAAGTCTTTCATCACTTTGAAGGGTGTAGCTTTATTGCAAATGTTCGAGAAACTGCTCAACATTATAATGGAATTGTTCTTTTGCAGAAGAAACTTATCTTGGACttgaaacaagaaaataaagatattACTAGTGAGGATGATGGAATTAACAAGATCCAGAAAATTTTGCCTGAAAAAAAAGTTCTAATTGTTCTCGATGATGTGGATCAGAATTCTCAAGTAAAATATTTAGTTGGGGATCGCAAATGGTTTGGTGTTGGAAGTAAGATCATTATCACAACCAGAGATAAGCAAATTTTACATGCTCAAAACGCAGAACAGATTTACGAGCCCAGCGTAATGAATGAAGATGATTCTCTTCAACTTTTTGGCCATCATGCATTTAAAAGTGAACAACCTCCAGAAGATTATTCGGATCTCTCAAAAGCAATGGTAGAAACTACTGGAGGACTTCCCTTGGCTCTTGAAGTTATAGGTTTATCTTTATATTCACAGGGAAAACAATATTGGGAAGACATGGTAAAGAAGTTGCAAAAAGTTCCCAATAATGATGTCATGGAAAGATTGAAAATAAGTTATGATGCATTAGATGATGAGCAGCAACGAATGTTTCTTGATACTGCTTGTTTTTTCATTGGAATGGAAAAAGATATTGTACGTTACATATGGAATGggtgtgattttttttctcaaatagGGCTTGATACTCTTTGTGCAAGGTCTTTGGTAACGATAAGTGAAAAAGGTGAGTTAGGTATGCATGATCTATTTCGGGAACTTGGAAGGAAAATTGTTTATCAAGAGAATGGTGCACCAAGGATGCGTACTCGAATATGGTCTCAAAAGGATGTCTTGGATGTACTGAATACACAAACG GAAATAAGTAGTGTTGAAGGACTCAGTTTTGACTTTAGACATATATCACGGAGTGAAGATTTGATGAGCGAAGGATTTGCTGCAATGACAAGACTAAGGTTACTCCGAGTCGATTATGCACGGTTTTCTTGGAACTTCACCAACCCTTTTTCAGAACTAATATGGCTTAGTTGGAAAGGATGCCCTGACCAATATGCACAAACCAATTTTCGTCCACGGAAACTGGCAGTTCTTGATCTATCATATAGTAAAATCACCAAAAACTGGATGGGTTGGAAGGACATCAAG aGGGCAGAAAAGCTAAAAGTTCTAAATCTGACATCTTGTCATCAACTATCTAGTATTCCTGACATTTCAGCAAATCCACTTTTGGAGGTATTGCTTCTTAAAGACTGTAGAAATTTGGATGAGATTGATATATCCATTTGTTGTCTCACGAACTTAGTCATGTTAAACATGAGTCAGTGTGGGAGACTAAAGGATCTGCCAAGTGAAATTTGTAAGTTGACTTCTCTCCAAGAACTCAATTTACACGGATGCAAAAGTCTAAAGAAGTTGCCGGAGAAATTGGGCCGTATGATATCCTTGACAGAACTTGATTTAAGAGAGTGCAAGAGTCTAGAGGATCTCCCAAGTGAAATTTGTAAGTTGAGGTCTCTCAAAAAACTCAATTTAACAGGATGTACAAATCTAAAGAAGTTGCCGGAGAAATTCGGCGACATGATATCCTTGATAGAACTTGGTTTAAGTCTTGGCGAGGGTGTAGTGGATTTCCCATGTGAAATTTCTGAGTTGATTGCTCTCCAAAGCCTCAGTTTACGTTCATGCGGAAGTTTGACATCCATCTCATGTCTTCCCTCAAGTTTGACCAAACTTCATGTTAGTCACTGCTATTCAATTCAAAACATCTCAGTTCTTCACTCCACAAGTTTGAGTAGCCTTGGTTTTTGGGAATGCCATTCAATTCGACACATCAAAGATCTTCCCTCAAGTTTGACGAGCTTAGTTATTAGTGATTGCAACTCAATGGTAAAACTATCAAGTACATCAGAAGGCTTGAGAAATTTAAAGACATTACGTTGTTCCAGCCTTGAAGAAATTGAAGGTGTTGACGACAAATTGGACTCCCTAGAGGTCCTCCATATTGGTGGCTGTTGCAGATCATTACCAAAACTGAGGGGCTCGAAAAATCTAAGGACTTTAGAGCTCAGTTCGAACGACGTCATAACCGATTTTGAAGGCGGTGAGGGGATGGAATCTCTAGAGGTGTTGGAAATACTGAGTTGCAGATCATTAAGAAAAATCCCATATCTGCGAGATTCGAAAAGACTCAGAAAACTACAAATCGATGAATGCCCGGAATTATCAGAGATTGAGGGGCTTGAGGAGTATGAATCCTTACAGGAATTATCGATTAATGGGGCCACATCATTAAAAGCATTACCGGAGGATATCTCAACCCTTAAGAACCTCATCTATTTAGGTATCTATGATTGCTGCTACTCTATGGAAAGATTTCCTGATCTTTCAAACTTAAAAGAGTTGAGGGAATTAGATATTGGAATACCGGGGAAGTTAATGAGGTTTTCGAATTTCCCATTTCCGGAGTATCTGGGGAGGTTATTAACCGAAATTCCAGGCCTTGGCAGATTGGAGTCTTTGCGAAAATTGAGAATATCAGGATGCATAGACATTGGAAGATTACCGGATCTGTCAAACTTGAacaagttgaataagctgatGATTAAAGGTTGCAAGAATCTAACGGAGATTCATGGTATCGATAGATTGAAAAACTTAGAGATTTTGGCAATTAGTGGGTGCGAGTCCTTGGAAATATTACCCGATCTCTCAAACTTGAAAAAAGTGAAGCATTTAGAGATTGAAGGCTGCGAGAATCTGACCCAGATTCTTGGTGTCGACAGAATGGAAATTTTAGAGTTTGTTTATATTAGTGGCTGCCAGTCCTTGAAAAGATTACCGGATCTGTCAAACTTGAGAGAATTGAAGGTTCTAAGGATTGAATGCTGCAAGAATCTAACCGAGATTCATGGTGTCGACGGAATGGAATTGTTAGAGAAATTGAATATTTATGGGTGCGAGTCCTTGGAAAGATTACCGGATCTATCAAACTTAAAAAGTTTGAGGCGTCTAAAGATTGAAGGCTCCAAGAATCTAACCGAGATTCATGGTGTTGACAGATTGGAGTTGTTAGAGAAATTCAAGATTATTGGTTGTGATTCCTTGGAAAGATTACCGGGTCTGTCAAACCTTAAAAAGTTGTATAGTCTAAAGATTGAAAGCTGTAATATTCTAACCGAGATTCATGGTGTTGACGGATTGGAGTTGTTAGAGAAATTCAAGATTATTGGTTGTGATTCCTTGGAAAGATTACCGGCTCTGTCAAACCTTAAAAAGTTGTATAGTCTAAAGATTGAAAGCTGTAATATTCTAACCGAGATTCAAGGTGTTGTTGACACATCGGAATCCTTACGGTTTTTGACTATACTTGACTGCGAGTCCTTGGAAAAATTACCCGATCTGTTAAACCTTGAAGAGTTGATTGATCTATGGATTGAAGGCTGCAAGTCCTTGGAAAGATTATCAGATCTGTCAAACTTAAAAAACTTGGTGAATCTACAGATTCAAGGCTGCAACAGTCTAACCGAGATTCAGGGTGTTGATGGATTGGAATTCTTACAGAAATTGGATATAAGTGGGTGTGAGTTCTTGGAAATATTACCCGATCTGTCAAATTTGAAATGCTTAAGGGAGCTAAAGGCTATAGGCTGCGAGAATCTAACCGAGATTCAAGCTGGTAATGGATTGGAATCTTTGGAAGAGTTGGATGTTAGGGGCTGTATATCCTTGGAAAAATTGCCAGATCTGACAAAGTCAGAGGAATTGTGGTCAATAAATGGTCAGTCCTGGGAGGACCTAACTGATATTGCTGGAATAAAGCAACTCTTGATCGATGATGGGTGCACAAATTTAATTATTCAAG TTTCCATTAACTCCGTAAAACTTTGA
- the LOC122639162 gene encoding disease resistance protein RPV1-like: MAAAQASSSSSSSSDSSSTYDVFLSFYGEDVRYNFCDHLYHALVNDGIITFRDEDELRKGKEIGPELVDAIQKSRISIPIFSKNYASSRWCLNEVAEIYECSRRKDQRVMPIFYKVEPRNVRHQNEKYAKAFEQHQMRFSETTIQKWRNALKEIGELKGWHLKKDTYEVELINNIVKTIGSTLNKRLLNVPNDLVGIQLHIKEMLMRLDIKSNNRKIVGIHGLGGIGKTTIAKAVYNKVFHHFEGCSFIANVRETAQHYNGIVHLQKKLILDLKQENKDITSEDDGINMIQTILHEKKVLIVLDDVDQNSQVKYLVGDRKWFGVGSKIIITTRDKQILRAQDAEQIYEPSVMNEDDSLQLFGRHAFKTKQPPEDYSDLSKAMVETTGGLPFALEVIGLSLYSQGKQYWEDMVKKLQKVPNNDVMERLKISYDALDDEQQRMSMVTISEKGELGMHDLFRELGRKIVYQENGAPRMRTRIWSQKDVLDVLNTQTEISSVEGLSFDFRNISRSEDLMSEGFAAMTRLRLLRVDYARFSWNFTNPFSELIWLSWKGCPDQYAQTNFRPRKLTVLDLSYSKITKNWMGWKDIKRAEKLKFLNLTSCHQLSSIPDISANPLLEVLLLKDCRNLDEIDTSICCLTNLVMLDMSQCGRLKDLPSEICKLTSLQELNLHGCRSLKKLPEKLGHMIFLTELDLGECKSLEDLPSEICKLRSLKKLDLKGCTNLKKLPEKFGDMISLIELGLSLGEGVVDFPCEISELIALQSLSLRSCGSLTSITCLPSSLTKLHVSHCYSIQNISVLHSTSLISLGFWECHSIRHIKDLPSSLTSLVISDCNSMVKLSSTSEGLRNLKTLRCSSLEEIEGVDDKLDSLEVLHIGGCCRSLPKLRGSKNLRTLELSSNDVITEFEGGEGMESLEVLEILSCRSLRKIPYLRDSKRLRKLQIDECPELSEIEGLEEYESLQKLSINGATSLKALPEDISNLKNLIYLGIYDCCYSMERFPDLSNLKELRELDIGKPGRLMRFSNFPTQEDRGRLLTEIPGLDKLESLRKLGISGCIDIGRLPDLSNLNKLNKLMIKGCKNLTEIHGIDRLENLEILAISGCESLEILPDLSNLKNLEHLIAKDCKKLTEIQADNGLESLQVLDVRGCISLEKLPDLTKSKHFHQLNNVRFRELTVIDRIKLLTDGGCTKFPCT, encoded by the exons atggcAGCAGCTcaggcctcttcttcttcatcatcgtctTCTGATTCGAGTAGTACTTATGATGTGTTTTTGAGCTTTTACGGCGAAGACGTTCGTTACAATTTCTGCGATCACCTCTATCATGCGTTGGTTAATGATGGAATTATAACTTTCAGGGACGAGGATGAACTCCGCAAGGGAAAAGAGATTGGGCCGGAGCTAGTCGATGCAATCCAGAAGTCAAGAATCTCGATTCCCATCTTCTCGAAGAACTATGCTTCAAGCAGATGGTGTCTGAATGAGGTAGCAGAGATATATGAATGCAGTAGAAGAAAGGATCAGAGAGTGATGCCAATTTTCTACAAAGTTGAACCAAGAAATGTGAGACACCAGAACGAGAAATATGCGAAAGCCTTTGAGCAACACCAGATGCGGTTCTCCGAGACAACCATCCAAAAGTGGCGAAATGCTCTGAAAGAGATTGGAGAATTGAAAGGATGGCATTTAAAGAAAGACAC GTATGAAGTAGAGTTAATAAATAACATTGTTAAAACAATTGGCAGTACATTGAACAAGCGACTCTTGAATGTTCCTAACGACCTAGTTGGAATCCAACTTCATATAAAAGAAATGTTGATGCGATTAGATATTAAATCTAACAACAGAAAAATTGTGGGGATCCATGGCCTCGGTGGCATTGGAAAGACAACGATCGCTAAGGCTGTCTATAATAAAGTCTTTCATCACTTTGAAGGGTGTAGCTTTATTGCAAATGTTCGAGAAACTGCTCAACATTATAATGGAATTGTTCATTTGCAGAAGAAACTTATCTTGGACttgaaacaagaaaataaagatattACTAGTGAGGATGATGGAATTAACATGATTCAGACAATTTTGCATGAAAAAAAAGTTCTAAttgttcttgatgatgtggATCAGAATTCTCAAGTAAAATATTTAGTTGGGGATCGCAAATGGTTTGGTGTTGGAAGTAAGATCATTATCACAACCAGAGATAAGCAAATTTTACGTGCTCAAGACGCAGAACAGATTTACGAGCCCAGCGTAATGAATGAAGATGATTCTCTTCAACTTTTTGGCCGTCATGcatttaaaactaaacaacCTCCAGAAGATTATTCGGATCTCTCAAAAGCAATGGTAGAAACTACTGGAGGACTTCCCTTCGCTCTTGAAGTTATAGGTTTATCTTTATATTCACAGGGAAAACAATATTGGGAAGACATGGTAAAGAAGTTGCAAAAAGTTCCCAATAATGATGTCATGGAAAGATTGAAAATAAGTTATGATGCATTAGATGATGAGCAGCAACGAAT GTCTATGGTAACAATAAGTGAAAAAGGTGAGTTAGGTATGCATGATCTATTTCGGGAACTTGGAAGGAAAATTGTTTATCAAGAGAATGGTGCACCAAGGATGCGTACTCGAATATGGTCTCAAAAGGATGTCTTGGATGTACTGAATACACAAACG GAAATAAGTAGTGTTGAAGGACTCAGTTTTGACTTTAGAAATATATCAAGGAGTGAAGATTTGATGAGCGAAGGATTTGCTGCAATGACAAGACTAAGGTTACTCCGAGTCGATTATGCACGGTTTTCTTGGAACTTCACCAATCCTTTTTCAGAACTGATATGGCTTAGTTGGAAAGGATGCCCTGACCAATATGCACAAACCAATTTTCGTCCACGGAAACTGACAGTTCTTGATCTATCATATAGTAAAATCACCAAAAACTGGATGGGTTGGAAGGACATCAAG aGGGCAGAAAAGCTAAAATTTCTAAATCTGACATCTTGTCATCAACTATCTAGTATTCCTGACATTTCAGCAAATCCACTTTTGGAGGTATTGCTTCTTAAAGACTGTAGAAATTTGGATGAAATTGATACATCCATTTGTTGTCTCACGAACTTAGTCATGTTAGACATGAGTCAGTGTGGGAGACTAAAGGATCTGCCAAGTGAAATTTGTAAGTTGACTTCTCTCCAAGAACTCAATTTACACGGATGCAGAAGTCTAAAGAAGTTGCCGGAGAAATTGGGCCATATGATATTCTTGACAGAACTTGATTTAGGAGAGTGCAAGAGTCTAGAGGATCTCCCAAGTGAAATTTGTAAGTTGAGGTCTCTCAAAAAACTCGATTTAAAAGGATGTACAAATCTAAAGAAGTTGCCGGAGAAATTCGGCGACATGATATCCTTGATAGAACTTGGTTTAAGTCTTGGCGAGGGTGTAGTGGATTTCCCATGTGAAATTTCTGAGTTGATTGCTCTCCAAAGCCTCAGTTTACGTTCATGCGGAAGTTTGACATCCATCACATGTCTTCCCTCAAGTTTGACCAAACTTCATGTTAGTCATTGCTATTCAATTCAAAACATCTCAGTTCTTCACTCCACAAGTTTGATTAGCCTTGGTTTTTGGGAATGCCATTCAATTCGACACATCAAAGATCTTCCCTCAAGTTTGACGAGCTTAGTTATTAGTGATTGCAACTCAATGGTAAAACTATCAAGTACATCAGAAGGGTTGAGAAATTTAAAGACATTACGTTGTTCCAGCCTTGAAGAAATTGAAGGTGTTGACGACAAATTGGACTCACTAGAGGTCCTCCATATTGGTGGTTGTTGCAGATCATTACCAAAACTGAGGGGCTCGAAAAATCTAAGGACTTTAGAGCTCAGTTCGAACGACGTCATAACCGAATTTGAAGGCGGTGAGGGGATGGAATCTCTAGAGGTGTTGGAAATACTGAGTTGCAGATCATTAAGAAAAATTCCATATCTGCGAGATTCGAAAAGACTCAGAAAACTACAAATCGATGAATGTCCGGAATTATCAGAGATTGAGGGGCTTGAGGAGTATGAATCCTTACAGAAATTATCGATTAATGGGGCCACATCATTAAAAGCATTACCGGAGGATATCTCAAACCTCAAGAACCTCATCTATTTAGGTATCTATGATTGCTGCTACTCTATGGAAAGATTTCCTGATCTTTCAAACTTAAAAGAGTTGAGGGAATTAGATATTGGAAAACCGGGGAGGTTAATGAGGTTTTCGAATTTCCCAACTCAGGAGGATCGGGGGAGGTTATTAACCGAAATTCCAGGACTTGACAAATTGGAGTCTTTGCGAAAATTGGGAATATCAGGATGCATAGACATTGGAAGATTACCGGATCTGTCAAACTTGAacaagttgaataagctgatGATTAAAGGTTGCAAGAATCTAACGGAGATTCATGGTATCGATAGATTGGAAAACTTAGAGATTTTGGCAATTAGTGGGTGCGAGTCCTTGGAAATATTACCCGATCTCTCAAACTTGAAAAACTTAGAACACCTAATTGCTAAGGACTGCAAGAAGCTAACTGAGATTCAAGCTGATAATGGATTGGAATCTTTGCAAGTGTTGGATGTTAGGGGTTGTATATCCTTGGAAAAATTACCAGATCTGACAAAGTCAAAGCATTTTCATCAACTAAATAATGTGCGCTTTCGAGAGCTCACTGTTATTGATCGAATAAAACTCTTGACCGATGGTGGGTGCACAAAATTTCCTTGTACATGA